The Arvicola amphibius chromosome 11, mArvAmp1.2, whole genome shotgun sequence genomic interval CTAAGTGGAGGCCACAAGGAATGAACAGGCCTTAGGCTGTGATTGGGCTACTGTACTTGAAGGATCATTCTTGGTAGCTGCGGGGAACAGGCTTGTAGTGTTGGAGTAaaagccagaaacaaaacaaaaaaaaaccctgccagcaaaacaaaaacaatagcagAAGCATGAGTGTGGAAGCCAAGTACCGGGCCGCATCCCTGTATGTGGGTGACCTCCACGAAGATGTCACTGAAGATGTGTTGTTCAGGAAGTTCAACACAGTGGGACCCGTGTTGTCCATCCGCATCTGCAGGGACCTGGTTTCCCGTCGTTCCCTAGGCTATGCCTATGTCAATTTTCTCCAGCTGGATGATGCCCAGAAAGCCCTAGACACCATGAACTTTGATTTGATCCAAGGCAAATCCATACGTCTCATGTGGTCTCAACGGGATGCATACCTGAGGAAATCAGGAATCGGGAATGTGTTTATTAAGAATCTGGACAAATCCATTGATAACAAAACCTTATATGAACACTTCTCACCGTTTGGGAAGATCCTGTCCTCCAAGGTGATGAGCGACGAAGAAGGCTCCAGGGGCTATGGCTTCGTGCACTACCAGGACCAGAGCGCAGCAGACAAAGCCATTGAGGAGATGAATGGGAAGCTGCTGAGGGACTGCTCAGTGTTTGTGGCCAGATTCAAAAGCCGGAAGGATCGGGAGGCTGAACTCCGAAGCAAAACCAGCGAATTCACTAATGTGTACATCAAAAACTTTGGCGAGGATATGGACGATGATCGGCTTAAGGAACTGTTCGGCAAATACGGCCCAACTTTGAGCGTCAAGGTGATGAAAGATGCCGACGGGAAGTCCAAAGGCTTCGGCTTTGTGAGTTTTTATAGTCACGAAGCTGCCAAAACTGCAGTTGAAGAAATGAATGGACAGGATATAAACGGGCAGACGATTTTTGTAGGCAGAGCTCAGAGGAAGGTAGAACGCCAGGCTGAGTTAAAGGAAAAGTTTGAagagatgaaaaaggaaagaatccGTGCACGCCAAGCGGCGAAGCTCTACATTAAGAACCTGGATGACAGCATCGATGACGAAACACTGCGCAAGGAATTTTCTTCCTTTGGGTCCATTTGCCGAGTTAAGGTGATGCAGGAAGCAGGGCAGAGCAAAGGGTTTGGCTTGATCTGCTTCTTCTCTCCAGAGGCAGCTGCTAAAGCAATGGCTGAGATGAATGGCCGCGTCCTGGGCTCCAAACCCCTCAACATTGCCCTGGGTCAGAAGCACTGAACCACAACAAAAAGTCCTACCTCTCCAATTTGAGTAGCAGCTAGGAGAACAGTACTGCTCTCCACTTGTAGGGTGCTAGAAGGGTAAGCTTCAAAACTAAACGAGGTGGCTGCTTAATCCATTGCACTTGTGCAAGGAATTGTATACAagcatttcttgtgtgtgtatgaaaatgcaA includes:
- the Pabpc4l gene encoding polyadenylate-binding protein 4-like, which translates into the protein MSVEAKYRAASLYVGDLHEDVTEDVLFRKFNTVGPVLSIRICRDLVSRRSLGYAYVNFLQLDDAQKALDTMNFDLIQGKSIRLMWSQRDAYLRKSGIGNVFIKNLDKSIDNKTLYEHFSPFGKILSSKVMSDEEGSRGYGFVHYQDQSAADKAIEEMNGKLLRDCSVFVARFKSRKDREAELRSKTSEFTNVYIKNFGEDMDDDRLKELFGKYGPTLSVKVMKDADGKSKGFGFVSFYSHEAAKTAVEEMNGQDINGQTIFVGRAQRKVERQAELKEKFEEMKKERIRARQAAKLYIKNLDDSIDDETLRKEFSSFGSICRVKVMQEAGQSKGFGLICFFSPEAAAKAMAEMNGRVLGSKPLNIALGQKH